ATTCGGGGAAAAGTTCACAAAAGGAACGAAATGAGGAAGATGAGGAGGAGGAAGAAGAAGAGGGCAGCGACGACGATCTAGCCAAATACGATCTATTTGGAGAGGAAGAGGACGACGATGCAGAACCTGCTCATACCAAATCAAACGATAGCAAGTCTAAGCCCAAAAAGGACGAAACATCACCCAGGGGAAGAAGATCTCGAAGTTTTGAATCTTCCTCAAGTTCCTCGTCATCATCTTCATCGTCCTCATCTACATCATCCAAATCTCTTAAAAAACGCGGTCGCAAACGTTCTCGTTCATCAAGTCGCAGTCCTCGCAGAAACAATAAGGTACAAAGCCAACGTCATCGTTCGCCTTCCCGCGATAAAACTAAAACGTCTTCATCAAATCAACGCCACCATCTCAATCAACATTCTAAATCGCGCTCAAAGTCCCACAGTTCCACGCGTTCACCATCATCTAAACGCAACCGAAGCCGAAATTCAAGTTCGTCACGCAAGCATTCAAAGTCACCACGTTCCCATAAGCGTTCACGCTCCCGTTCTCGAACTCGCTCCCGTTCGCCACGATCCAGATCCCGTTCGAGATCCTCCTCTTCACGACGTAgacgttaaaaattttttagcatAAATACTAAATCCATTTTGTGTTGatttaaatatgaaattatGAAGTTTGAAGTAcagcaattttgaaaaatatttcgcaTCAATTGTTCCAGCTGAGGATTGAGGACAGTTTTGTaaaaagttgaaactgaagatcaatttttgttttcaataattATTTCAGTTGGATTCTCAACAACTTGTTTTGGTAAgtgcaaacataaaaaataccGTAAACTGTTGAATGTCCAGATCCAGGACGATTAAGATGGGGTGCGCCCGGGGGTGTGGGTCTTAGTTGAGttagtctggctgggcagttgcAATCGGGAGACACATCCAGCCCGTTGGTATCAATACTTGCTCTGTAGTTGAGGCGACTGCATCTCCCGGTTTGTAAATGAGTCAAAACTACTCTGGCTTACAGGGGGagttcaatttcttcaggtacaAAAGGAGGCGGTTGTTCTCCAAAGAACCAAGTTCACCTGGCAGCTATgcaccgcatctgctacagcGTCTGTATGAATGTTggctagacccgcttgatatgccgtt
The genomic region above belongs to Stomoxys calcitrans chromosome 5, idStoCalc2.1, whole genome shotgun sequence and contains:
- the LOC106090798 gene encoding zinc finger Ran-binding domain-containing protein 2, which encodes MSSNVDGSGDWTCGDVTCRHLNFGRRNQCNKCRRSRSTERGSSRKLGAEIGKAAAEKSRGLFSAEDWQCSKCGNVNWARRQTCNMCNAPKVIDNEERTGFGGGYNDRGVVEYKEHVESDSEYDEFGRLKKRKKNNNSVDSGKSSQKERNEEDEEEEEEEGSDDDLAKYDLFGEEEDDDAEPAHTKSNDSKSKPKKDETSPRGRRSRSFESSSSSSSSSSSSSSTSSKSLKKRGRKRSRSSSRSPRRNNKVQSQRHRSPSRDKTKTSSSNQRHHLNQHSKSRSKSHSSTRSPSSKRNRSRNSSSSRKHSKSPRSHKRSRSRSRTRSRSPRSRSRSRSSSSRRRR